Sequence from the Actinomyces slackii genome:
AGACCTACCGCCTGCTGGCCATGCTCGGATCAGGCCGGTTGGCTCAGGGCGTCCTGACCGCCGCGATGGCCCTCCACCCGCTGATCGTTCTGGCTGCCGCCACCGGTGCCAGCGAGGCCATGCTGCTGGTGACCTGCCTGTTCGTCACCATCCACCTCATGCTCTGGCTCCTGGAGGACGATCCCTGGCACCTGGTGCTGGTGGGGGTGGGCTGCGGCACGGCCTACTTCGTGCGCTATGAGGCCCTGGCCATGGGTCCCACAGTCGGGGCGCTGGTCCTGGCGGTCTCCCTGGCCCGCTCCCGTGACCGGCGGGCCCCGCGGGCCGCGGCGATGACCGACACGCTCCTGGCCGTCGCCCCACTGGCCACGGCCTTCATCGTCTGGGCGCTCATGAGCCGGCTCATCGTGGGATCCTGGCTGGAGACCTTCACCTCCGAGTACGGCAACACCGCGCAGGTGGGCTCCTATCGCACCGGCATCGCGGCGGCCACGGGCAGCACGGCGGTCGAGCGCATGGCGCATGTCGTGGAGCAGCTCGCCAACACCGCGCCCCTCCTGCTGCCCGTGGTGGGCCTGGCCGCGTGGGTGGCCGTCATGCGCAACGACCCGAGGATCGCCGCACCGCTGGCGACCTTCGGCGCCATCCTCGGCTTCCAGTGGCTGACCTTCGTGGCCGGCAGCTCCTTCGGGTGGATGCGATTCCAGATCGCGGCGATCCCACTGGTGGTCCTGGCATCGGGCTACCTCGCCGGCTCGCTGAGCCGCGCCGAGCGCACCGGCGGCCTGGTCCCGCCTGCCGGTGCGGGCCGCCGAGCGGCGTCGGTGGCGGTGGTGGCGGCCCTCGTGCTGTCCCTGCCGGTGGCCTGGCGGGCCCTGGCCAATCCGGAGCTGGCGCGCGAGGAGCACCAGGCCGCCCTGGCCGTGCGCGAGGGGCGCTATCCGATGCTGCGCCAGGCAGCCGCCCAGATCGACGGGATGGGCCTGCCCGAGGGCAGCATCATCACCGACGCCGCCTACACCTTCCCGATCATCCTCTACAGCGACAGGCCCAAGCAGTTCATCATCACCCCGGACCGCGATTTCGATGAGGTGGTCGATGATCCTCCCGCCCACGGGGTGAGCTACGCGCTGGTGGCCGACGAGACCTTCGCCCCGGCGGACTCCGTGCGCCGTCGTCACCCCCACCTGTGGGACGGGGGAGGCAATGCCACGCTCGTGGCGGCGTGGAGCAACAACGAGGGCCGCGAATGGCGGCTCTACCAGTTCAACCCCTGAGCACTCCTTTGAGCACTCCTTGCGGGACCCCCCGCCGGCGGGCGGCGGCGCGCCCCGGCGGGGACCGGCCGTCGACGCGGCGGGCCGTTGCCGATCACACAGTGCCGAGGTGACCCGCGACTCCGACCCGCGGCGAACCGGGACGTTAGACTCATCAGCGTTACCGGCGCAGGGGAGTACTCCCACCAACAGCGGCGTCGTCATCGCGGCGGAGGGTCGCGCGCCAAGCGGCGCGCCGGCCCGTCTCCCGGCGTCGAGGGCCAGTGCCGGCGCGATCAGGGCGCCGGCGCGGCGGGAGGAGACCTTCCGGTACCAGACCCGTACCGGAGGAGAATCACGTGGATGTCCACGCCCTGGGATGGATCGCCCTCGGAGCGATCATCCTGATCATGATCACGATCGACATCGTCGGTCATGTGCGCACCCCGCACGAGCCCACCATGAAGGAGGCCGCCTGGTGGTCAGCGGCCTACATCGCCATGGCTGTCGTCTTCGGAGGCATCGTCCGGGCCGTGTGGGGCAGCGTCTACAGCCAGGAGTACTTCGCCGGATACATCACCGAGAAGGCGCTGAGCGTGGACAACCTCTTCGTCTTCGTCATCATGATCTCCTCCTTCCGGGTGCCGCGGAAGTACCAGCAGGAGGTGCTGCTGGCGGGCATCATCATCGCCCTGGTCCTGCGGCTGGTCTTCATCCTGGCCGGCGCCGCCCTCATCGATAACTTCTCCTGGATCTTCTACATCTTCGGCGCCTGGCTCCTGTGGACTGCCATCGCCCAGGCCCGCGAGGGCGTGGAGGAGCCCGGCGATCACAGCGAGGAGTACGAGCCCAGCGGCTTCGTCCGCTTCATCTCCCGCGTCGTGCCCATCACCGACGGCTTCGTGGGCGGCAAGCTCGTGCACCGCCACGCCGGGCGCACCATGATCACCCCCATGATGCTGTGCATCATCGCCATCGGCACCGCCGACGTCATGTTCGCCGTGGACTCCATCCCCGCCATCTACTCCCTGACCTCCGAGCCCTACCTGGTCTTCGCCGCCAACGCCTTCTCCCTGCTGGGGCTGCGCCAGCTCTACTTCCTCATCGACGGCCTGCTCGACCGCCTGGTCTACCTGCACTACGGGCTGGCCGCGATCCTGGGCTTCATCGGTCTCAAGCTCGTCAACCACGCGCTGCACACCAACGAGGTGTTCTTCATCAACGGGGGCAAGGAGGTGCACCTCGTTCCCGAGCCCTCCATCGGCGTCTCCCTGGGATTCATCGTGGTCACCATCCTCATCACGGTGATCGCCTCCATCGTGAAGTCCCGCGCGGACCGCCGCAGGGCGGAGACCGCCGCCTGAGCGGTCGTTCAGCAGGCGGATGGCCCGGCCCAGCCGCACCGCTACTGTCAGCACTGTGACAGTCAGCAGTGATCAGTCCTCCCGCACGGGCGGAGTCCAGGGCCTGAGCGCGGCCGAGGTCGCCCAGCGCGTCCAGGCCGGTCAGACCAATGAGTACCGGGAGCGGACCTCCCGCAGCGCCGCGCAGATCCTGCGCGCCAATGTCCTGACGATCTTCAACGCGATCCTGGGCGCCGCACTGGTGGTCGTGCTGGTGGTCGGGCATCCGGCGGACGCGCTGTTCGGCTTCGTGCTGCTGCTCAACACCGCCACCGGCACCCTGGCGGAGATCCGCGCCAAGCGCGCCCTGGACCGCCTCGCCGTCCTGGAGGCCCCCCGGGCCGAGGTGGTGCGCGACGGCGCCGAGCAGGAGGTGAGCCTGGGGCAGGTGGTGCTCGACGACGTCGTGCGCCTGCGCGCCGGGCAGCAGGTCCCCGCCGACGGCCAGGTCCTGGAGTCCCAGGGCCTGGAGATCGACGAGTCCATCCTCACCGGCGAGTCGCGGCCCGTGCGCCCCGGCGCGGGGGAGCGGGTCATGTCCGGCACCACCGTCATCGCCGGGACCGGATTGTTCCGCACCACCGCCGTGGGAGCCGACTCCTACGCCCACCGCCTGGCTCGCGAGGCCCGCCGCTACTCCCTGGCCGTCTCCGAGCTCCAGGCGGGCACCAACCGGGTTCTGCACTGGATCTCCTGGGTGATCGTGCCGGTGGCCCTGCTGCTCGTGTGGTCCCAGATGCGCGCCCACGGGGGCTTCGAGACCGCCCTGTCCTCGGGGACATGGCGCATGGCGCTGGTCGCCGGCGTCGCCGGTGTGGTCGGCATGGTTCCCCAGGGCCTGGTGCTGCTCACCAGCGTCAACTTCGCCGCCGCCTCACTGGCCCTGGCCCGCCGCAACGTGCTGGTCCAGGAGCTCCCGGCCGTGGAGGTCCTGGCCAGGGTCGACACCCTGTGCCTGGACAAGACCGGCACCATCACCACCGGCGCCATCACCCTGGAGGACATCACCGCAGCCCAGGGCGGGCCCGCCGACCGGGCCGCCCTCGAGGCCCTGGCGCTGCTCAGTGGCGGCGAGGATCCCAACGCCTCCTCCACGGCGATCGCCCAGGGCCTGGCGCGCCCGGAGTACCTGGGGCAGGCGCTGCCGGCCGCGCAGAGAACCGGCCCCACCGAGGCGGTGCCCTTCTCCTCGCGCCGCAAATGGTCGGCGATCCGCAGCCAGGGAACCACCTGGATCCTGGGCGCCCCCGAGATCGTGCTGGCCGCGGCCCAGGACGGTGCCGGCGCCCTGGAGCGGGTCAGGGAGCATGCCGCCCAGGGCGTGCGCGTGCTCGCCCTGGCCAGATCCTCCCAGCCCTGGGGCCAGGGGCAGGAGGACCCCGACCTGCCCGCAGGACTGGCCCCGGCGGCGCTGATCACCCTGGCCGAGGAGATCCGCCCCGACGCCGCCCAGACCCTGGACTACTTCCGCGGCCAGGGCGTGGAGGCCAAGGTCATCTCCGGCGACAACCCGCAGACCGTGGCCGCTGTGGCCCGCAAGGCCGGCGTGACCGCCCCCGACGGCACAGAGCTGGTCGCCATCGACGCCCGTGAGCTGCCCCCCGGCGCTCAGCACGGCGAGGACTCGCCCGAGGACCTGGAGCGCCTGGCCCAGGCCGTTGAGGGGGCCCAGGTCCTGGGCCGGGTCACGCCCGAGCAGAAGCGCTCCCTGGTGCGGGCGCTGCGCTCCAGGGGGCATGTGGTGGCCATGACCGGCGACGGCGTCAACGACGCCCTGGCCCTCAAGGACGCCGACCTGGGCATCGCCATGGGCAACGGCGCGCCGGCCACCAAGGCCGTGGCCCGCATGGTGCTGATCAACGGGGAGTTCTCCGCCCTGCCCCGCGTGGTGGCCGAGGGCCGGCGCGTCATGGCCAACACCGAGCGCATCGCCTCGCTGTTCCTGGCCAAGACCGTCTACGCCTCGCTGATCGCCGTCGTGGTGGCGGCCACCGCCATCTCCTACCCCTTCCTGCCGCGCCAGCTGACCATCGTCTCCACGCTGACCATCGGCCTTCCCGCCTTCATCCTGGCGCTGGCGCCCAGTGCGCGGCGCTACCGGGCCGGATTCCTGGGCCGAGTCCTGACCCTGGCAGCGCCCGCGGGAGTGGTGGCGGGATGCGCCGTCCTGATCACCCGCGCCTGGCTCTCCCTGAGCGGCGCGCCCGCGGGCCAGGTCTCCACCGGAGCGACCCTGGTCCTGGTGGCCTCGGGCCTGTGGCTGCTGACGCTGACCGCGCGCCCGCTGTTCGGCTGGAGGCTCGGGCTCGTCCTGCTCATGGGCTCCGGGGCCCTGGTCGGGGTGCTGGTGCCCGCCGTGCGGGGCTTCTTCCTCCTGGCCTGGCCCGCCCCCGGGGTGTGGCTGGCGGTTGCGGTGATGGCAGGCGCCGCCGTGGCGGGAATCGAGGCCGTCTACCTCCTGCGCAGGCGGCTGCTCGGCGTGGGGGAGTAAGAGATGGGCTCAGGCGATGGCCACCAGGCGCAGCCATGAGCGACGGGGATGGTGGTCCCAGTCGACCTGGCTGAAGCCCACCTGACGAGCCATGCCTGCCAGGTGGTCGCCGTCGGGGATCGTCATCTCCAGCCTGTCGGCCCAATGGCCGGCATCGCTGCGGGTTGCGTACTCATTGGCGATGAGCAGGCGTCCGCCGGGAGGCAGGACCCTGCGGATCTCCGCCATCCCGGCGGCGATGTCCGGCCAGAAGTAGGTGGTCTCGAAGGCGGTGACCGCGTCGAAGAACCCGTCGCGGAAGGGAAGATCCTCCACAGAGGCCTCAACAACTCTCAGGCGGCCACTGGCTGCGGCGGCGCGGTTGGCCCTCAACGCGGTGTCCACGGCTGCGGGGGAGTGATCGACCCCAGCCACCTCCCTTCTGGTCTCACGCAGGATCCGCTTGATCGCCGCGCCCCCGCCACAGCCCACATCAAGGACACGATCGGAGGGACGAAGCACCAGGCGCTTGAGTCCCCACGCGTGCAAGGGCTGGTGGCCCTGGTTCATGGCGGTGAGGAGCAGCCGGCCGATGAGACTGGAGGAGGGCCTGGAGAACTGCGAGTGCGCGGGGGCCTTGGGCAAAGCGGGCGACATGGCGGGTTCCATGCCACCAGGCTTCCATCGCGCGAATAGGCCGAGCAAGGACTGTCAGCAAAATATGGTCGATAGGCAGCATCCGGTTGGACGATGCCCGGGGCGGTGGCTCAGGCCAGGACGCCGATGACGGGATTCCACTGACGAGGGGTGCGCGTGGCGATGAAGCCCGCCTGCTGGAAGGGGTCATCCTCCAGCAGCGCCAGGGCATCGGCCTCGTCCTCGGCGCGCACCACGATGAGCGCGTCATGCGTGCCCACATAGGGGCCGGCGGCCAGCAGCCGGCCCTCGTTTGCCAGGGACTGGTTGAAGGCCCGATGCGCGGGTCGCAGCTCGGCCATCTCCTCATCACGGTCGGTGACGTAGGCGTACTCAACGGCGTAGATCGTGCTCATGGCACCAGGCTAGAGGCGGGCACGCCCTGCGGAGGGGATTTCGGGCGCCGGGCGGGCGGGCCTGTGAGACGTGTCGAACACGTGTGCGAAGCGCTATGGCGCATAGACTCCTTTCCCGTGAATGACTCTCTCATCGTCCGTGGAGCCCGCGAGCACAATCTCAAGGGCGTGGATCTGGACCTGCCCCGCAACCGGATGATCGTCTTCACCGGCTTGTCCGGATCGGGAAAGTCCTCACTGGCCTTCGACACGATCTTCGCCGAGGGGCAGCGCCGCTACGTCGAGTCCCTGTCCTCCTACGCCCGCCAGTTCCTGGGCCAGATGGACAAGCCCGACGTCGAGCTCATCGAGGGCCTGAGCCCGGCGGTGTCCATCGATCAGAAGTCCACCTCCCGCAACCCCCGCTCCACCGTGGGCACGGTCACCGAGGTCTACGACTACCTGCGCCTCCTCTACGCCCGAGCCGGCATCCAGCACTGCCCCACCTGCGATGCCGTCATCTCCTCCCAGACCCCCCAGCAGATCGTCGACCAGGTCCGCTCCCTGCCCGAGGGCACGCGCTTCCAGGTCCTGGCACCGGTGGTGCGCGGGCGCAAGGGCGAGTACCTCGAGCTCTTCGAGGAGCTGCGAGGGCGCGGCTTCAACCGTGTGCGCGTCGACGGCCAGACCCGCCGCCTGGATGAGGACATCGTCCTGAACAAGAAGCTCAAGCATGACATCGAGGTCATCGTCGACCGCCTCGTTGTGCGCGAGGGCATGCGCCAGCGCCTGACCGACTCCGTTGAGACCGCCCTGGCACTGGCCGAGGGCCTGCTCATCATCGAGCAGGTCGACCTCGATGCCCAGGATCCGGCCCGCGAGCAGCGCTACTCCGAGAAGCGCGCCTGCCCCAATGAGCACCCCCTCCAGCTCGATGAGATGGAGCCGCGCACCTTCTCCTTCAACGCCCCCTACGGCGCCTGCCCCGAGTGCACCGGGATCGGCACGCGCCTGGAGGTCGACCCCGATCTGGTGGTCCCCGATGAGGAGCTCACCCTGGCCCAGGGCGCCATCGCTCCGTGGACCGGGCATCAGAAGTACTTCACCCGCCAGCTCGCTGCCCTGGGAGAAGAGCTGTCCTTCGACGTCGACACCCCCTGGCGGGCGCTGCCCCAGCGGGCCAGGGAGGCGATCCTGCGGGGCAAGGACTACGAGGTCAAGGTCCGCTACCGCAACCGCTGGGGCCGGGAGCGCATCTACTCCTCGGGCTTCGAGGGCGTTTTGGACTACGTCATGCGCAAGCACGACGAGACCGAGTCGGACTGGTCGCGCGAGCGCTACCAGGGCTACATGCGCGAGGTGCCCTGCCCCGCCTGCCAGGGCACCCGCCTCAAGCCCGAGGTGCTGGCCGTGCGCGTGGGGGAGCGCTCCATCGCCGAGCTCTGCGAGCTGCCCATCAGCGAGGCCCGGGACCTCCTGGCGGGCCTGGACCTGTCAGGACAGGCCAAGCAGATCGCCGGCAGCGTGCTCACCGAGATCAATGCCCGCCTGGGCTTCCTGGTGGATGTGGGCCTGGACTACCTGAGCCTGGCCCGCGGGGCCGCGACCCTCTCGGGCGGGGAGGCCCAGCGCATCCGCCTGGCCACCCAGATCGGCTCGGGCCTGGTGGGCGTCCTCTACGTCCTGGACGAGCCCAGCATCGGCCTGCACCAGCGGGACAACGCCCGCCTCATCGAGACCCTGGCTCGACTGCGGGACCTGGGCAACACCCTCATCGTCGTCGAGCACGATGAGGACACCATCCGCTCGGCGGACTGGATCGTGGACATCGGCCCCGGCGCAGGGGAGCTCGGGGGACGGGTGGTGCACAGCGGCACCTTCGCCGGTCTGCTGGAGGCCGAGGACTCCATGACCGGCGACTACCTGGCGGGGCGCCGCAGCATCGAGGTCCCCGCGGTGCGTCGCAAGAGGACCAAGGGCCGGGAGGTCACCGTGGTGGGGGCGCGGGAGAACAACCTCAAGGATGTGACAGTGACCTTCCCCCTGGGCGTGTTCACCGCTGTCACCGGCGTCTCCGGCTCGGGCAAGTCCTCCCTGGTCAACTCGATCCTCTACCAGGTGCTGGCCAACCGCCTCAACCGGGCCCGGGGCGTGCCCGGGCGCCACAAGACCGTGCGCGGCGTGGAGAACCTGGACAAGGTGGTGCACGTCGACCAGTCCCCGATCGGCCGCACGCCCCGCTCCAACCCCGCCACCTACACGGGGGTGTGGGATCACATCCGCAAGATCTTCGCCGCTGTCCCCGAGTCCAAGGTCCGCGGCTACGGCCCCGGGCGCTTCTCCTTCAATGTCAAGGGAGGGCGCTGCGAGTCCTGCAAGGGCGACGGAACGCTGAAGATCGAGATGAACTTCCTGCCCGACGTCTATGTGCCCTGCGAGGTCTGCGATGGCGCCCGCTACAACCGTGAGACTCTGGAGATCCGCTACAAGGACAAGACGGTCGCCGATGTCCTGGACATGACGATTCATCAGGCCGCCGAGTTCTTCTCCGCCTCCTCGGCGATCTCGCGGCACCTGAGCACCCTGGTGGAGGTGGGGCTGGGCTACGTGCGCCTGGGGCAGTCGGCCACAACCCTGTCCGGGGGTGAGGCCCAGCGCGTCAAGCTCGCCACCGAGCTGCAGCGCCGGGCCACCGGCCGGACCATCTACGTCCTGGACGAGCCGA
This genomic interval carries:
- a CDS encoding TerC family protein; translated protein: MDVHALGWIALGAIILIMITIDIVGHVRTPHEPTMKEAAWWSAAYIAMAVVFGGIVRAVWGSVYSQEYFAGYITEKALSVDNLFVFVIMISSFRVPRKYQQEVLLAGIIIALVLRLVFILAGAALIDNFSWIFYIFGAWLLWTAIAQAREGVEEPGDHSEEYEPSGFVRFISRVVPITDGFVGGKLVHRHAGRTMITPMMLCIIAIGTADVMFAVDSIPAIYSLTSEPYLVFAANAFSLLGLRQLYFLIDGLLDRLVYLHYGLAAILGFIGLKLVNHALHTNEVFFINGGKEVHLVPEPSIGVSLGFIVVTILITVIASIVKSRADRRRAETAA
- a CDS encoding YciI family protein; protein product: MSTIYAVEYAYVTDRDEEMAELRPAHRAFNQSLANEGRLLAAGPYVGTHDALIVVRAEDEADALALLEDDPFQQAGFIATRTPRQWNPVIGVLA
- a CDS encoding class I SAM-dependent methyltransferase — protein: MEPAMSPALPKAPAHSQFSRPSSSLIGRLLLTAMNQGHQPLHAWGLKRLVLRPSDRVLDVGCGGGAAIKRILRETRREVAGVDHSPAAVDTALRANRAAAASGRLRVVEASVEDLPFRDGFFDAVTAFETTYFWPDIAAGMAEIRRVLPPGGRLLIANEYATRSDAGHWADRLEMTIPDGDHLAGMARQVGFSQVDWDHHPRRSWLRLVAIA
- a CDS encoding HAD-IC family P-type ATPase, encoding MARPSRTATVSTVTVSSDQSSRTGGVQGLSAAEVAQRVQAGQTNEYRERTSRSAAQILRANVLTIFNAILGAALVVVLVVGHPADALFGFVLLLNTATGTLAEIRAKRALDRLAVLEAPRAEVVRDGAEQEVSLGQVVLDDVVRLRAGQQVPADGQVLESQGLEIDESILTGESRPVRPGAGERVMSGTTVIAGTGLFRTTAVGADSYAHRLAREARRYSLAVSELQAGTNRVLHWISWVIVPVALLLVWSQMRAHGGFETALSSGTWRMALVAGVAGVVGMVPQGLVLLTSVNFAAASLALARRNVLVQELPAVEVLARVDTLCLDKTGTITTGAITLEDITAAQGGPADRAALEALALLSGGEDPNASSTAIAQGLARPEYLGQALPAAQRTGPTEAVPFSSRRKWSAIRSQGTTWILGAPEIVLAAAQDGAGALERVREHAAQGVRVLALARSSQPWGQGQEDPDLPAGLAPAALITLAEEIRPDAAQTLDYFRGQGVEAKVISGDNPQTVAAVARKAGVTAPDGTELVAIDARELPPGAQHGEDSPEDLERLAQAVEGAQVLGRVTPEQKRSLVRALRSRGHVVAMTGDGVNDALALKDADLGIAMGNGAPATKAVARMVLINGEFSALPRVVAEGRRVMANTERIASLFLAKTVYASLIAVVVAATAISYPFLPRQLTIVSTLTIGLPAFILALAPSARRYRAGFLGRVLTLAAPAGVVAGCAVLITRAWLSLSGAPAGQVSTGATLVLVASGLWLLTLTARPLFGWRLGLVLLMGSGALVGVLVPAVRGFFLLAWPAPGVWLAVAVMAGAAVAGIEAVYLLRRRLLGVGE
- the uvrA gene encoding excinuclease ABC subunit UvrA, coding for MNDSLIVRGAREHNLKGVDLDLPRNRMIVFTGLSGSGKSSLAFDTIFAEGQRRYVESLSSYARQFLGQMDKPDVELIEGLSPAVSIDQKSTSRNPRSTVGTVTEVYDYLRLLYARAGIQHCPTCDAVISSQTPQQIVDQVRSLPEGTRFQVLAPVVRGRKGEYLELFEELRGRGFNRVRVDGQTRRLDEDIVLNKKLKHDIEVIVDRLVVREGMRQRLTDSVETALALAEGLLIIEQVDLDAQDPAREQRYSEKRACPNEHPLQLDEMEPRTFSFNAPYGACPECTGIGTRLEVDPDLVVPDEELTLAQGAIAPWTGHQKYFTRQLAALGEELSFDVDTPWRALPQRAREAILRGKDYEVKVRYRNRWGRERIYSSGFEGVLDYVMRKHDETESDWSRERYQGYMREVPCPACQGTRLKPEVLAVRVGERSIAELCELPISEARDLLAGLDLSGQAKQIAGSVLTEINARLGFLVDVGLDYLSLARGAATLSGGEAQRIRLATQIGSGLVGVLYVLDEPSIGLHQRDNARLIETLARLRDLGNTLIVVEHDEDTIRSADWIVDIGPGAGELGGRVVHSGTFAGLLEAEDSMTGDYLAGRRSIEVPAVRRKRTKGREVTVVGARENNLKDVTVTFPLGVFTAVTGVSGSGKSSLVNSILYQVLANRLNRARGVPGRHKTVRGVENLDKVVHVDQSPIGRTPRSNPATYTGVWDHIRKIFAAVPESKVRGYGPGRFSFNVKGGRCESCKGDGTLKIEMNFLPDVYVPCEVCDGARYNRETLEIRYKDKTVADVLDMTIHQAAEFFSASSAISRHLSTLVEVGLGYVRLGQSATTLSGGEAQRVKLATELQRRATGRTIYVLDEPTTGLHFEDIRKLLAVLQGLVDKGNSVVVIEHNLDVIANADWVIDMGPEGGKGGGGVVVAGTPEKVAATPESHTGRFLAQVFEGLRR